The Nocardioides campestrisoli genome includes a window with the following:
- a CDS encoding branched-chain amino acid ABC transporter permease encodes MDALVLGLVLGGLYALLAQSFVLTFITTKTLNFAVGEFVALGAFVVLAVAGWGWLPDVGKVVVGVLVAGLVGALAYRFLVLPFMTEGEHDVRWLLSTVALSFVMLNLITNVQGPSPQRSETARLSGSVEVLGAGVSKQQLLIAVLAVVVTVLLVVASKKTSAGLVMRAVSQDPETTSLMGISPRLVGMITYAVAMGIAALTGTLYAATVGASPVMGAPLLVAAIAVAVVGGLSSLWGPLLGGALYGVLSEFASYEFGAIWGETAGLLLVIAVLVWRPQGLLGRRVEVKL; translated from the coding sequence ATGGACGCCTTGGTGCTCGGGCTGGTTCTGGGAGGGCTCTACGCCCTCCTGGCCCAGTCCTTCGTCCTGACATTCATCACGACCAAGACGCTGAACTTCGCCGTGGGCGAGTTCGTCGCGCTGGGTGCCTTCGTCGTGCTCGCAGTTGCGGGCTGGGGCTGGCTGCCTGACGTGGGCAAGGTGGTCGTCGGAGTCCTGGTCGCGGGGCTGGTGGGCGCGTTGGCCTACCGGTTCCTGGTGCTCCCCTTCATGACCGAGGGAGAGCACGACGTGCGGTGGCTGTTGTCCACCGTCGCGCTGTCGTTCGTGATGCTCAACCTGATCACCAACGTGCAGGGTCCCTCGCCGCAGCGCTCTGAGACTGCCCGGCTGAGTGGTTCGGTGGAGGTGCTCGGTGCGGGGGTGAGCAAGCAGCAGCTGCTGATCGCCGTCCTGGCGGTGGTCGTGACGGTGCTGCTGGTGGTCGCGTCGAAGAAGACCTCGGCGGGCCTGGTGATGCGAGCGGTCTCCCAGGACCCCGAGACCACCTCGTTGATGGGGATCTCGCCGCGGCTGGTGGGCATGATCACCTACGCGGTGGCGATGGGCATCGCGGCGCTGACCGGGACCCTGTACGCCGCGACCGTGGGTGCGTCGCCGGTCATGGGCGCGCCGTTGCTGGTGGCCGCGATCGCCGTCGCGGTCGTGGGCGGTCTCTCCTCCTTGTGGGGGCCGTTGCTCGGCGGTGCCCTGTACGGCGTGCTGAGCGAGTTCGCGAGCTATGAGTTCGGCGCCATCTGGGGTGAGACGGCCGGCCTGCTGCTGGTCATCGCGGTCCTGGTCTGGCGGCCCCAGGGTCTCCTGGGACGACGTGTGGAGGTCAAGCTGTGA
- a CDS encoding ABC transporter substrate-binding protein, which produces MKKVSRIQRGLAVAAAAALVLSACGGGSSDDASGTADADGVITVKLGVVGPKTGPASLYYKYMDQTFETFSDDFEEKYSVRFDVISEDDQASPEETARAVSRLINEKGVHALMGPPLSGNSLQVADVVQKSQLPWLLPGPNADEIINYDVQPNWGFMTNFTNQQIMAVLGERLWADGQKVGVVYSADGFGQSNLEHLKSWAEENGHEVTAEETIQPGASDANAIIKRFKDSGVEAVFMGITQGADTATVTRAIEQAGYQPSTIMTTGTILTDYKDVAEPSQWKNIQIVDPRNFLEGGDKWVLDQVRETTGEEPAIPTNNISTYAILDIYAQAVQEVGDATDFEAVRDAMEGIETVHIGDLTIDNPFTAEDHVLYDDDPANWLTYGFDEKFDLVIKGTAAECVEKGC; this is translated from the coding sequence ATGAAGAAGGTCAGCCGGATTCAGAGGGGGCTCGCCGTGGCGGCTGCCGCCGCCCTTGTCCTGTCCGCCTGCGGAGGTGGCAGCAGCGACGACGCCTCCGGCACTGCCGACGCTGACGGGGTCATCACCGTCAAGCTCGGTGTCGTCGGCCCGAAGACCGGTCCTGCGTCTCTTTACTACAAGTACATGGACCAGACCTTCGAGACCTTCTCGGACGACTTCGAGGAGAAGTACAGCGTCCGGTTCGACGTGATCAGCGAGGACGACCAGGCCTCGCCGGAGGAGACGGCCCGAGCGGTGAGCCGGCTCATCAACGAGAAGGGCGTCCACGCCCTGATGGGTCCGCCGCTCTCGGGCAACTCGCTGCAGGTCGCCGACGTGGTGCAGAAGAGCCAGCTCCCGTGGCTCCTGCCCGGACCCAACGCTGACGAGATCATCAACTACGACGTCCAGCCCAACTGGGGCTTCATGACCAACTTCACCAACCAGCAGATCATGGCGGTTCTCGGTGAGCGGCTGTGGGCGGACGGACAGAAGGTGGGAGTCGTCTACTCCGCCGACGGGTTCGGTCAGTCCAACCTGGAGCACCTGAAGTCCTGGGCCGAGGAGAACGGGCACGAGGTGACCGCGGAGGAGACCATCCAGCCGGGCGCCAGCGACGCGAATGCCATCATCAAGAGGTTCAAGGACTCGGGCGTCGAGGCCGTATTCATGGGCATCACCCAGGGTGCCGACACCGCCACGGTGACCCGGGCGATCGAGCAGGCCGGCTACCAGCCCTCGACCATCATGACCACCGGCACGATCCTCACCGACTACAAGGACGTCGCCGAGCCCTCGCAGTGGAAGAACATCCAGATCGTCGACCCGCGGAACTTCCTCGAGGGCGGCGACAAGTGGGTGCTGGACCAGGTCCGCGAGACCACCGGCGAGGAGCCGGCGATCCCGACCAACAACATCTCGACCTACGCCATCCTGGACATCTACGCCCAGGCGGTGCAGGAGGTCGGGGACGCCACGGACTTCGAGGCCGTGCGCGACGCGATGGAGGGGATCGAGACGGTCCACATCGGTGACCTGACGATCGACAACCCGTTCACCGCCGAGGACCACGTCCTCTACGACGACGACCCGGCCAACTGGCTCACCTACGGCTTCGACGAGAAGTTCGACCTGGTCATCAAGGGGACCGCGGCCGAATGCGTCGAGAAGGGCTGCTGA
- a CDS encoding MFS transporter has product MGARGPWALTERLGPIGVAALLGTLMGTSGMGSAAAAVAVPQIVAHYDVPEGHGVWVLAAYTLTVAVGTALYGRLGDSRGIRGPLGFGVVLLAAGGVLAALAPTYGVLVVARLLQGAGAAAAPTLTIAALQVLYPATVRVRASAVLVGTSVGVSALGPALGGVLTEHVGWQCTVLFPAAGLLGLALLWPVIPRGGSGEALDYLGAVLVAAVAGGAILLVQSPVLGPAAVVGGLALVLAGLPLVVRQVRRRPSGFLPRAVLERPEVLAGAVGASSATVAYFGLLVVVPAVLVGEGWGPVGVGLLMLPGAVLGVLASFGVAPVVRTLGAGRTVTVAAFFATAAVLVSLASLWVSPWGHLLALGLAYVGYSFGQPAMGAVVHDGASRGTSGVALGLATLVFFGGGSLGAAVAGLGAELGWAAGLVLLALVPAGLGLLTRRRLAA; this is encoded by the coding sequence ATGGGAGCGCGTGGCCCCTGGGCGCTGACCGAGCGGCTCGGCCCGATCGGGGTTGCCGCGCTCCTGGGCACCCTGATGGGAACCAGCGGCATGGGAAGCGCCGCCGCCGCCGTGGCCGTGCCGCAGATCGTGGCGCACTACGACGTCCCCGAGGGGCATGGCGTGTGGGTGCTGGCGGCCTACACCCTCACAGTGGCGGTCGGCACAGCCCTCTACGGGCGTCTCGGGGACAGTCGGGGCATCCGGGGCCCGCTCGGCTTCGGCGTCGTGCTGCTCGCCGCGGGTGGGGTGCTGGCAGCGCTGGCCCCGACGTACGGGGTCCTGGTCGTCGCCCGGCTGCTCCAGGGTGCCGGCGCGGCCGCGGCGCCCACCCTCACCATCGCGGCGCTGCAGGTGCTCTACCCGGCAACGGTGCGGGTGCGCGCGAGCGCCGTGCTGGTCGGGACGTCGGTGGGGGTCAGCGCCCTCGGGCCGGCGCTTGGCGGCGTTCTCACCGAGCACGTCGGCTGGCAGTGCACCGTGCTCTTCCCGGCCGCCGGGCTACTCGGGCTCGCGCTGTTGTGGCCGGTGATCCCGCGCGGCGGATCGGGCGAGGCCCTCGACTACCTCGGTGCGGTGCTGGTCGCCGCGGTGGCCGGCGGTGCGATCCTGCTCGTGCAGTCGCCCGTGCTGGGCCCCGCCGCGGTGGTCGGCGGCCTGGCACTGGTCCTCGCGGGGCTGCCGTTGGTGGTGCGGCAGGTCCGTCGCCGGCCGTCGGGATTCCTGCCGCGCGCGGTGCTGGAACGCCCGGAGGTCCTGGCCGGCGCCGTGGGGGCGAGCTCGGCGACCGTGGCCTACTTCGGGCTGCTCGTCGTGGTCCCCGCCGTGCTGGTGGGAGAGGGCTGGGGCCCGGTGGGCGTAGGCCTCCTGATGCTGCCGGGCGCTGTCCTGGGGGTGCTGGCCTCCTTCGGGGTGGCGCCCGTGGTGCGCACCCTCGGCGCCGGGCGCACGGTGACCGTGGCGGCGTTCTTCGCCACCGCGGCGGTGCTCGTCTCCCTGGCCTCGCTGTGGGTCTCGCCGTGGGGCCACCTGCTGGCGCTGGGCCTGGCGTACGTCGGCTACTCGTTCGGCCAGCCGGCGATGGGTGCCGTCGTGCACGACGGTGCCTCCCGGGGCACCTCGGGGGTCGCGCTGGGGCTGGCCACCCTCGTCTTCTTCGGTGGCGGCAGCCTGGGCGCGGCCGTGGCCGGCCTCGGCGCCGAGCTCGGCTGGGCCGCTGGCCTGGTGCTGCTGGCCCTCGTCCCCGCGGGGCTGGGGCTGCTCACCCGGCGGCGGCTGGCCGCCTGA
- a CDS encoding acyl-CoA dehydrogenase family protein — protein MWGFATDPEFQAELDWIETFVREKVQPLDYILGSQWNIHDPRFEELVRPLQRQVKERGLWACHLGPELGGPGYGQLKLALMNEKFGMSRFGPIVFGAQAPDTGNSEILAHYGTPEQKKKYLEPLLANEVVSCFSMTEPQGGADPTAFRTGAVQDGDEWVINGEKWFASEADTAAFLIMMVVTDPDQENPYKRASMFVIDRDTPGIETVRNYGFYGEPEPTHAHLRLTDVRVADSQMLGPRGEAFAVAQTRLGGGRMHHAMRTLAQATRAFDLTCQRVLSRTTKGELLADKQMVQERIADMWVQIRQFRLLVLETAWLADQGRDWKSLRKNVSAVKSVMPKVLHDVASTALHLHGSLGLSHEMPFAEWVINSFHVGLADGPTEVHKMVVARQVLRDYTPADGDIPSYSRPEQERLARALYLDEV, from the coding sequence ATGTGGGGCTTCGCGACGGATCCTGAGTTCCAAGCAGAGCTGGACTGGATCGAGACGTTCGTGCGGGAGAAGGTTCAGCCGCTGGACTACATCCTCGGCAGCCAGTGGAACATCCACGACCCGCGGTTCGAGGAGCTCGTGCGCCCGCTCCAGCGGCAGGTCAAGGAACGAGGGCTGTGGGCCTGTCACCTCGGCCCCGAGCTCGGCGGGCCCGGCTACGGCCAGCTCAAGCTGGCCCTGATGAACGAGAAGTTCGGGATGTCGCGCTTCGGGCCGATCGTGTTCGGTGCGCAGGCGCCCGACACGGGCAACTCGGAGATCCTCGCGCACTACGGCACCCCCGAGCAGAAGAAGAAGTACCTCGAGCCGCTGCTGGCCAACGAGGTCGTGTCCTGCTTCTCGATGACAGAGCCACAGGGCGGCGCCGACCCGACGGCCTTCCGGACCGGCGCCGTGCAGGACGGCGACGAATGGGTGATCAACGGCGAGAAGTGGTTCGCCTCGGAGGCCGACACCGCGGCGTTCCTCATCATGATGGTGGTCACTGACCCCGACCAGGAGAACCCCTACAAGCGGGCCTCGATGTTCGTCATCGACCGCGACACCCCCGGCATCGAGACCGTCCGCAACTACGGGTTCTACGGCGAGCCCGAGCCGACCCACGCGCACCTGCGGCTGACCGACGTGCGCGTCGCCGACTCGCAGATGCTGGGCCCGCGGGGCGAGGCGTTCGCGGTCGCCCAGACCCGGCTCGGCGGCGGCCGGATGCACCACGCCATGCGGACCCTCGCTCAGGCCACACGTGCGTTCGACCTGACCTGCCAGCGGGTGCTGTCGCGGACGACGAAGGGCGAGCTGCTCGCCGACAAGCAGATGGTCCAGGAGCGGATCGCCGACATGTGGGTCCAGATCCGGCAGTTCCGGCTGCTGGTGCTGGAGACCGCGTGGCTCGCCGACCAAGGCCGCGACTGGAAGTCGCTGCGCAAGAACGTCTCCGCGGTGAAGTCCGTGATGCCCAAGGTGCTCCACGACGTCGCCTCGACGGCGCTGCACCTGCACGGCTCGCTCGGGCTCTCCCATGAGATGCCCTTCGCGGAGTGGGTCATCAACTCGTTCCACGTGGGACTTGCTGACGGCCCGACCGAGGTGCACAAGATGGTGGTTGCCCGCCAGGTGCTGCGCGACTACACGCCCGCCGACGGTGACATCCCGTCCTACTCGCGTCCGGAGCAGGAGCGCCTGGCGCGCGCCCTCTACCTCGACGAGGTGTGA
- a CDS encoding acyl-CoA dehydrogenase family protein, whose protein sequence is MSAGLDLTPSPRAQELRERLIEFMNDEVFPAEAAYHAHRHAGGPDDHSLPPVVEQLKKSARERGLWNLFLPAVSGISNLDYAGLAEITGWSLELAPEAINGQAPDTGNMELLHLFGTDEQKREWLDPLMEGTIRSVFAMTEKDVASSDATNIETSIVRDGDEYVVNGRKWWSSGAADERARVFIVMGKTDLEAPRHRQQSMLLVPRDTPGLTVVRDVPVFGRHDQHGHCEVLFEDVRVPVANLLGEEGGGFAMAQARLGPGRIHHCMRALGAAERAMQLMVGRAHSRVAFGKPLAEQGMVQRDIAESRIAITQARLLCQHAAAVIDAHGNKAAATLVSQAKVSVPRVALDVIDRAIQVHGGMGVSDDVPLAAMYGWHRAMRIFDGPDEVHLRSIARTEPVGDALLRP, encoded by the coding sequence ATGAGTGCCGGCCTGGACCTCACTCCTTCGCCCCGCGCGCAGGAGCTGCGCGAGCGCCTCATCGAGTTCATGAACGACGAGGTGTTCCCCGCGGAGGCGGCGTACCACGCCCACCGCCACGCCGGCGGGCCTGACGACCACTCGCTGCCCCCGGTCGTGGAGCAGCTCAAGAAGTCTGCCCGCGAGCGTGGTCTGTGGAACCTCTTCCTTCCCGCCGTCTCCGGGATCTCCAACCTCGACTACGCCGGGCTGGCCGAGATCACCGGGTGGAGCCTCGAGCTCGCCCCCGAGGCGATCAACGGGCAGGCCCCGGACACCGGCAACATGGAGCTGCTGCACCTCTTCGGGACCGACGAGCAGAAGCGGGAGTGGCTGGACCCCTTGATGGAGGGGACCATCCGCTCGGTCTTCGCGATGACCGAGAAGGACGTCGCCAGCTCCGACGCCACCAACATCGAGACCAGCATCGTCCGCGACGGCGACGAGTACGTCGTCAACGGGCGCAAGTGGTGGAGCAGCGGCGCCGCAGACGAGCGTGCACGCGTCTTCATCGTCATGGGCAAGACCGACCTCGAGGCCCCGCGGCACCGTCAGCAGTCGATGCTGCTGGTCCCGCGGGACACCCCGGGACTGACGGTCGTGCGCGACGTGCCGGTCTTCGGCCGCCACGACCAGCACGGCCACTGCGAGGTGCTGTTCGAGGACGTCCGGGTCCCGGTGGCCAACCTCCTGGGCGAGGAGGGGGGCGGCTTCGCCATGGCCCAGGCGCGCCTCGGGCCCGGCCGGATCCATCACTGCATGCGGGCCCTCGGTGCTGCCGAGCGCGCGATGCAGCTGATGGTGGGGCGTGCCCACTCGCGCGTCGCGTTCGGCAAGCCTCTTGCCGAGCAGGGCATGGTGCAGCGCGACATCGCGGAGTCCAGGATCGCGATCACCCAGGCCCGGCTGCTGTGCCAGCACGCCGCCGCGGTGATCGACGCGCACGGCAACAAGGCCGCGGCGACGCTGGTCTCGCAGGCCAAGGTGTCCGTCCCGCGGGTCGCGCTCGACGTGATCGACCGGGCGATCCAGGTGCACGGCGGCATGGGCGTGAGTGACGACGTGCCGTTGGCGGCCATGTACGGCTGGCACCGGGCCATGCGGATCTTCGACGGGCCGGACGAGGTCCACCTGCGCTCGATCGCTCGGACGGAACCGGTCGGCGACGCCCTGCTGCGCCCGTAG
- a CDS encoding TetR/AcrR family transcriptional regulator, producing MPSRSTTKPRVRGGKQVVLRAAIANFTERGYHGTSMRDIARDADVTVASIYHHYPSKQEILSEIMAATLSDVIALTRSALMGAGAAPSDQLDAVVRAWINFHTTRQAEALIGASEIRSLESPGRKLVVALRDEQEGLFRDIIERGVELGEFGTPYPREAARAVINMGRSVASWYQRGGPLTPEEMASRYAELALATVRGPVPTERA from the coding sequence ATGCCGAGCAGAAGCACCACGAAGCCGCGGGTCCGCGGGGGCAAGCAGGTCGTGCTGCGCGCCGCGATCGCCAACTTCACCGAGAGGGGCTACCACGGCACCTCGATGCGTGACATCGCACGCGATGCGGACGTCACCGTCGCGTCGATCTACCACCACTACCCGTCCAAGCAGGAGATCCTCTCCGAGATCATGGCGGCAACGCTCAGTGACGTGATCGCCCTCACCAGGAGTGCGCTCATGGGGGCCGGGGCAGCGCCGTCGGACCAGCTCGACGCGGTGGTCCGGGCGTGGATCAACTTCCACACGACCCGACAGGCAGAGGCGCTCATCGGCGCGTCCGAGATCCGCAGCCTCGAGTCCCCGGGCCGCAAGCTGGTCGTGGCCCTGCGTGACGAGCAGGAAGGGCTCTTCCGCGACATCATCGAGCGCGGCGTGGAGCTGGGGGAGTTCGGCACGCCGTACCCCCGCGAGGCGGCACGCGCGGTGATCAACATGGGCCGCTCCGTGGCCTCCTGGTACCAGCGTGGGGGTCCCCTGACGCCGGAGGAGATGGCCTCCCGGTATGCCGAGCTGGCGCTGGCCACCGTCCGGGGGCCCGTGCCCACTGAGCGCGCCTGA
- a CDS encoding phosphotransferase family protein, translating into MGAASDPGRPSGDGGPAELQGLVDAGAVGRWLAEQGVTDGPVQVVGTLGGGTQNILALLRVEGRDLVLRRGPRHLRSRTNDLLRREMQVLDALRGTDVPHPRLVAACPDEAVLGGAAFYVMDAVDGFNPAVALEGRAASSAHVRRSLAFSTAAAAAALAAVDHEAVGLASLGRPDGFLERQVGRWRAELDSYRGLDGYAGQGLPGVDGLGRWLDAHRPKRWRPGILHGDFHLANVLCSRDTGSVIAVVDWEMTTIGDPLLDLGWLLATWPREPSSVEHVEVLPDGVRALAGTVTRDELVAEYARHSTRDLSGVDWYEALACYKLAIVLEGTYARACAGLAPREVGERLHRGSLELLRRAREITEA; encoded by the coding sequence GTGGGTGCGGCCTCGGACCCTGGCCGGCCGTCCGGCGACGGCGGTCCGGCTGAGCTCCAGGGACTGGTCGACGCCGGGGCGGTAGGCCGGTGGCTGGCCGAGCAGGGCGTGACCGACGGGCCGGTGCAGGTGGTCGGCACCCTGGGCGGCGGCACCCAGAACATCCTTGCGCTGCTCCGGGTCGAGGGGCGGGACCTCGTGCTCCGACGGGGGCCGCGCCACCTCCGCTCGCGCACGAACGACCTGCTGCGCCGGGAGATGCAGGTGCTCGACGCGCTGCGCGGCACTGATGTGCCGCATCCACGGCTGGTGGCTGCCTGCCCGGACGAGGCGGTGCTGGGTGGTGCGGCCTTCTACGTGATGGACGCAGTGGACGGGTTCAATCCGGCCGTCGCGCTGGAGGGTCGGGCGGCCAGCTCCGCCCACGTGCGACGGTCACTGGCCTTCTCGACTGCGGCTGCGGCTGCGGCGCTCGCCGCCGTGGACCATGAGGCGGTGGGACTGGCGAGCCTCGGAAGGCCGGATGGCTTCCTTGAGCGGCAAGTGGGTCGCTGGCGCGCCGAGCTCGACTCCTATCGCGGGCTCGACGGTTACGCCGGCCAGGGCCTGCCGGGGGTCGACGGGCTGGGGCGCTGGCTGGACGCGCATCGACCGAAGAGGTGGCGCCCCGGCATCCTGCACGGGGACTTCCACCTGGCGAACGTGCTGTGCAGCCGTGACACCGGGTCCGTGATCGCGGTGGTCGACTGGGAGATGACGACCATCGGTGACCCACTGCTCGACCTGGGGTGGCTCCTGGCCACGTGGCCGCGCGAGCCGTCGTCCGTGGAGCACGTCGAGGTGCTCCCCGACGGGGTGCGAGCGCTGGCGGGCACCGTGACCAGGGACGAGCTGGTCGCGGAGTACGCCCGGCACTCCACCCGCGATCTCTCCGGGGTGGACTGGTACGAGGCGTTGGCCTGCTACAAGCTCGCGATCGTCCTCGAGGGCACCTACGCCCGAGCCTGTGCGGGGCTGGCCCCGCGCGAGGTGGGCGAGCGTCTGCACCGCGGAAGCCTGGAGCTCCTTCGGCGGGCTCGCGAGATCACTGAGGCATGA
- a CDS encoding SDR family NAD(P)-dependent oxidoreductase has protein sequence MSKPSVHGPTDNSLQGRVALVTGAGSGLGRQFALALARSGATVVVAARRRERLEEVVAAVAELGGTAHAVTLDVRDVEAIGRALDEATGLVGLPDVLVNNAGVPDARRAHRMPLELVDQVLETNLRGPWLLATGLAARWIEAGVPGRVVNIGSMTGIHYGGEGAALYSVTKAAVHRMTEVLAVEWAGHGINVNAIAPGAFSSEMMDGMLERMGDIASAFPRKRLGRPEQLDSTLLYLVSPLSDAVTGAVISVDDGQTHR, from the coding sequence ATGAGCAAGCCTTCAGTGCACGGTCCGACCGACAATTCCCTGCAGGGGCGGGTCGCGCTCGTCACCGGTGCCGGCTCCGGGCTGGGTCGCCAGTTCGCGCTGGCGCTGGCCCGCTCGGGGGCGACCGTGGTCGTCGCGGCCAGGAGACGCGAGCGCCTCGAGGAGGTCGTCGCCGCCGTCGCCGAGCTCGGCGGAACGGCGCATGCGGTGACGCTCGACGTGCGGGACGTCGAGGCGATCGGGCGTGCCCTGGACGAGGCGACGGGGCTGGTCGGCCTGCCCGACGTCCTGGTCAACAATGCCGGCGTCCCGGACGCCCGGCGCGCGCACAGGATGCCCCTGGAGCTGGTGGACCAGGTGCTCGAGACCAACCTGCGCGGCCCCTGGCTCCTGGCCACCGGCCTCGCGGCGCGGTGGATCGAGGCCGGGGTCCCCGGACGGGTGGTCAACATCGGCTCGATGACCGGGATCCACTACGGTGGCGAGGGGGCCGCGCTCTACTCCGTCACCAAGGCCGCCGTGCACCGGATGACCGAGGTGCTGGCCGTCGAGTGGGCGGGCCACGGGATCAACGTCAACGCCATCGCTCCGGGGGCCTTCTCCTCCGAGATGATGGACGGGATGCTCGAGCGGATGGGCGACATTGCCAGCGCGTTCCCGCGCAAGCGTCTGGGTCGCCCGGAGCAGCTGGACAGCACCCTGCTCTACCTCGTGTCGCCGCTGTCCGACGCAGTGACCGGTGCCGTGATCAGCGTCGACGACGGCCAGACCCACCGCTGA
- a CDS encoding enoyl-CoA hydratase-related protein, whose translation MPHDALDALHVERRPAGVLLMTMNRPNRRNAVDQSLADALARAMSRLEHEEGLRVGILTGAEGTFSAGTDLALEASPSTTDGGEYGFVRRTRTRPLVAAVEGFALGGGMEMVLACDLVVAAEDAQLGLPETLRGVVANCGALFRAPERLGPQVATELLLTGARLDAPRAHQLGLVNRLTPSGAALDGALALAEEVLRAGPVAVGVTMQALFRSRARREQDQWAITEDAAATVSGSEERAEGIAAFFEKRPPAWTAEAVQA comes from the coding sequence ATGCCGCACGACGCCTTGGACGCCCTGCACGTGGAACGCCGCCCGGCGGGGGTCCTCCTGATGACCATGAACCGCCCAAACCGGCGCAACGCGGTGGACCAGTCGCTGGCCGACGCGCTCGCCCGGGCCATGTCGCGGCTGGAGCACGAGGAGGGGCTGCGGGTCGGGATCCTGACCGGCGCCGAGGGCACCTTCTCGGCCGGCACGGACCTCGCCCTCGAGGCGAGCCCCAGCACAACCGACGGCGGGGAGTACGGGTTCGTCCGCCGGACCCGCACGCGCCCCCTGGTCGCGGCCGTCGAGGGGTTCGCCCTCGGCGGCGGCATGGAGATGGTGCTGGCCTGCGACCTCGTGGTGGCCGCCGAGGACGCGCAGCTCGGCCTGCCCGAGACCCTGCGCGGGGTCGTGGCCAACTGTGGCGCGCTGTTCCGCGCCCCGGAGCGGCTCGGTCCCCAGGTCGCCACCGAGCTGCTCCTCACGGGCGCCCGCCTCGACGCCCCGAGGGCCCACCAGCTCGGGCTGGTGAACCGCCTCACCCCGTCGGGGGCCGCCCTGGACGGAGCGCTGGCCCTGGCCGAGGAGGTGCTCCGGGCCGGCCCGGTGGCGGTCGGAGTGACCATGCAGGCGCTCTTCCGTTCACGTGCTCGCCGCGAGCAGGACCAGTGGGCGATCACCGAGGACGCCGCCGCGACAGTCTCCGGCTCGGAGGAGCGAGCCGAGGGGATCGCCGCATTCTTCGAGAAGCGCCCCCCGGCGTGGACGGCGGAAGCCGTTCAGGCCTGA
- a CDS encoding TetR/AcrR family transcriptional regulator, with amino-acid sequence MSDAHPHTRDRGSAARTRAAERTPGGDARTQILRAAGRLLAEKGLEGVSFREITRSAGQKNTTALQYHFGDREGLLRAHMDLHVPRVSVRRHALLDHLTARGDVTLREAAGILVTPLVTELQDEYGADFLQVAAHLVNRSEALVDPDGALGALVYDPAGSLERWSVMVEPLMPPGTAGPPLHRRFAAMRFTHIELGRRARMAAGQPSELFASQLVDLVTSILGAGISPETSRLLEERNAERH; translated from the coding sequence ATGAGCGATGCCCACCCACACACCCGGGACCGCGGCTCCGCGGCGCGCACCCGCGCCGCGGAGCGGACACCCGGCGGAGACGCGCGGACCCAGATCTTGCGGGCCGCTGGCAGGCTCTTGGCCGAGAAGGGCCTCGAAGGGGTCTCGTTCCGGGAGATCACCAGGTCCGCCGGTCAGAAGAACACGACTGCCCTGCAGTACCACTTCGGCGATCGGGAGGGCCTGCTGCGCGCACACATGGACCTGCACGTGCCACGGGTCTCGGTTCGTCGTCACGCCCTCCTCGACCACCTGACCGCGCGTGGTGACGTGACCCTGCGGGAGGCTGCTGGGATCTTGGTTACCCCCCTGGTCACCGAGCTCCAGGACGAGTACGGCGCCGACTTTCTTCAGGTGGCCGCCCACCTGGTCAACCGCTCTGAGGCCCTGGTCGACCCGGACGGCGCCCTCGGGGCGCTCGTCTACGATCCGGCGGGCAGCCTGGAGCGCTGGTCCGTCATGGTCGAGCCCCTGATGCCACCGGGGACTGCCGGGCCCCCGCTGCACCGCAGGTTCGCCGCGATGCGGTTCACGCACATCGAGCTCGGGCGCCGGGCGCGGATGGCGGCGGGCCAACCGTCGGAGCTCTTCGCCAGCCAGCTCGTCGACCTGGTCACGTCGATCCTCGGAGCGGGTATCTCCCCCGAGACCTCGCGTCTGCTGGAGGAACGGAACGCCGAGCGGCACTGA
- a CDS encoding thioesterase family protein has protein sequence MGQTIDLADVRRLPLRLDAVVTEDFIDINGHMNITQYLRLGAEAVELVLQEAGMDQQYREGRQMSCFAVEHHLTYRAEMHLGEKIAVHPQLLGSSERAAHVMVYLVDETNDRLANTLEAVLVHVGMDDRRSRPFPDDVAPRLTRLAAEMSPVLEPPLSGAMGLRR, from the coding sequence GTGGGACAGACCATCGACCTCGCCGACGTCCGCCGGCTCCCCCTCCGCCTCGACGCGGTGGTCACCGAGGACTTCATCGACATCAACGGGCACATGAACATCACGCAGTACCTGCGCCTGGGCGCGGAGGCCGTGGAGCTCGTGCTGCAGGAGGCGGGGATGGACCAGCAGTACCGCGAGGGACGGCAGATGTCCTGCTTCGCGGTGGAGCACCACCTCACCTACCGGGCCGAGATGCACCTGGGCGAGAAGATCGCGGTGCACCCACAGCTGCTGGGCAGCAGCGAGCGCGCGGCGCACGTCATGGTGTACCTCGTCGACGAGACCAACGACCGGCTGGCCAACACCCTCGAGGCCGTCCTGGTCCACGTGGGGATGGACGACCGGCGGTCCCGGCCGTTCCCCGACGACGTCGCCCCCCGGCTCACCCGGCTGGCCGCCGAGATGTCGCCCGTCCTGGAGCCCCCGCTCAGCGGGGCGATGGGCCTGCGCCGCTGA